The following are from one region of the Vulpes vulpes isolate BD-2025 chromosome 14, VulVul3, whole genome shotgun sequence genome:
- the RASSF2 gene encoding ras association domain-containing protein 2, giving the protein MDYSHQTSLVPCGQDKYISKNELLLHLKTYNLYYEGQNLQLRHREEEDEFIVEGLLNISWGLRRPIRLQMQDDNERIRPPPSSSSWHSGCNLGAHGTILKPLTMPNIQISEVDAPPESEQTSSPTDSRGLKPLQEDTPQLMRTRSDVGVRRRGNVRTPSDQRRIRRHRFSINGHFYNHKTSVFTPAYGSVTNVRINSTMTTPQVLKLLLNKFKIENSAEEFALYVVHTSGEKQKLKNTDYPLVARILQGPCEQVSKVFLMEKDQVEEVTYDVAQYIKFEMPVLKSFIQKLQEEEDREVKKLMRKYTVLRLMIRQRLEEMAETPATI; this is encoded by the exons atgGACTATAGTCACCAAACCTCCCTAGTCCCATGTGGACAAGATAAATACATCTCCAA GAACGAACTTCTCCTGCACCTGAAGACCTACAATTTGTACTATGAAGGCCAGAATTTGCAACTCCGACACCGTGAG GAGGAAGATGAGTTCATCGTGGAGGGGCTGCTGAACATCTCCTGGGGGCTGCGCCGGCCCATCCGTCTACAGATGCAGGATGACAATGAACGCATTCGCCCCCCaccatcctcttcctcctggcaCTCTGGCTGTAACTTGGGGGCTCATGG CACCATCCTGAAGCCCCTTACCATGCCCAACATTCAGATCTCAGAAGTGGATGCCCCACCCGAGAGTGAACAGACATCGAGCCCCACAG ACTCCAGGGGCCTGAAGCCCCTGCAGGAAGACACCCCACAGCTGATGCGCACACGCAGCGATGTTGGGGTGCGTCGCCGTGGCAATGTGAGGACACCCAGTGACCAAAGGCGAATCAGACGCCACCGCTTCTCCATCAATGGCCATTTCTACAACCACAAG ACGTCCGTGTTCACGCCAGCCTATGGCTCTGTCACCAACGTCCGCATCAACAGCACCATGACTACCCCACAGGTCCTGAAGCTGCTCCTCAATAAATTTAAG ATCGAGAATTCCGCAGAGGAGTTTGCTTTGTATGTGGTGCATACCAGCGGTG agaaacagaagctgAAGAACACCGATTACCCTCTGGTTGCCCGAATCCTCCAGGGACCATGTGAGCAGGTCTCCAAAGTGTTTCTTATGGAGAAGGACCAGGTGGAGGAAGTCACCTATGAC GTGGCCCAGTACATAAAGTTTGAGATGCCTGTCCTTAAAAGCTTTATTCAGAAGCTCCAAGAGGAAGAAGATCGGGAAGTCAAGAAGCTGATGCGCAA